In Salisediminibacterium beveridgei, one DNA window encodes the following:
- a CDS encoding DEAD/DEAH box helicase: protein MFEKQQLEHKVATLKQDPNVVHWQTIPEKEGVYSPFPDGLHEDVIKALAKRGIEELYRHQAHAFQTAIEDHHHMVAVTPTASGKTLCYNLPVLHRYMENSNARALYLFPTKALAQDQMSELNHIIEDMETEIRSYTYDGDTPPAIRQTIRKAGHIVITNPDMLHSAILPHHTKWISLFENLETVVIDELHTYRGVFGSHVANVIRRLKRICAYYGSNPQFICTSATIANPVELAEELTGEHVQLIDNNGAPKGRKHFVLYNPPIVHPVLNIRKSATKMVNELAAYFLKDGIQTIVFARSRVRVELILSHLQQLTKHDIRKGKIRGYRGGYLPSQRREIERDLRSGDTIGVVSTNALELGVDIGQLQVCVMTGYPGSIASSWQQAGRAGRRQDESLVIMVASASPLDQYLFMHPDYFFEHSPETARINKNNLIILVDHLKCAAYELPFQTEEQFDGVDVTDILDYLIEKRVLFKSRHQYHWMNDAFPAHNISLRSAAQENVVIIDQSETANHRVIGEMDTFSAMTLLHDEAIYLHEGTQFQVEKLDWDEKKAFVTEVDVDYFTDANLAVQLKVLEVDQEKPMGAHRSVYGDVMVTAMATIFKKMKLDSFENIGSGPIHLPEQELHTNGIALHLKQEALGDLSEDAWEQVLGSAAHVLRHVASVHVMCDTADLYTAPQVKEALTGTPTVFLYDRYPGGVGLSERIYQQLPEVVEKALDFVYHCSCEGGCPTCCGEGAGSQEVPMKVWILKVFSSLLNDQDTV from the coding sequence ATGTTTGAAAAACAACAGCTGGAACATAAAGTTGCCACATTAAAACAGGATCCGAATGTGGTGCATTGGCAAACGATTCCTGAAAAAGAGGGGGTTTACTCACCTTTTCCTGATGGTCTTCATGAAGATGTGATCAAGGCTTTGGCGAAGAGAGGAATTGAAGAGCTCTATCGTCATCAGGCTCATGCATTTCAAACGGCTATCGAAGATCATCATCATATGGTAGCCGTCACACCAACAGCTTCCGGGAAGACGTTATGCTACAATTTGCCTGTTCTTCATCGATATATGGAAAACTCAAATGCCCGTGCGCTCTATTTGTTTCCGACTAAAGCACTGGCGCAGGACCAAATGAGCGAATTGAATCATATTATAGAAGATATGGAAACCGAGATTCGGAGTTACACTTATGACGGTGATACACCACCTGCCATTCGTCAAACCATTCGTAAAGCGGGCCATATTGTGATCACGAATCCGGATATGCTTCATTCGGCAATTTTACCGCATCATACAAAATGGATCTCACTCTTCGAGAATCTTGAAACAGTCGTGATAGATGAACTGCATACATATCGAGGCGTCTTCGGCTCTCACGTAGCGAATGTTATCCGGCGATTGAAGCGGATATGCGCTTATTACGGAAGTAACCCACAGTTCATTTGTACATCTGCAACGATAGCCAATCCCGTTGAATTGGCGGAAGAACTAACAGGGGAGCATGTTCAACTGATAGATAACAACGGTGCACCAAAAGGAAGGAAGCATTTTGTCCTTTATAATCCGCCGATCGTTCACCCTGTTTTGAACATTCGTAAAAGTGCGACTAAAATGGTCAATGAACTGGCAGCATATTTTTTGAAAGATGGTATTCAAACAATAGTGTTTGCCAGAAGCCGTGTCAGGGTCGAATTGATTCTCAGTCATCTTCAGCAATTGACGAAACATGATATCCGAAAGGGGAAGATCCGTGGTTACCGGGGAGGCTATTTGCCCAGTCAAAGAAGAGAAATTGAGCGTGATCTCAGAAGTGGTGATACGATCGGTGTAGTAAGCACGAATGCACTCGAACTTGGTGTCGATATCGGACAGCTTCAAGTTTGCGTCATGACCGGATACCCTGGCTCGATTGCATCATCCTGGCAACAGGCAGGACGTGCAGGAAGGCGACAGGATGAGTCCCTGGTGATTATGGTGGCGAGCGCTTCTCCGTTGGATCAATATTTGTTTATGCACCCTGATTATTTTTTTGAACATTCTCCGGAAACGGCAAGAATCAACAAAAATAATCTGATCATTCTCGTAGACCACCTGAAATGCGCTGCTTATGAGCTACCATTTCAAACAGAAGAGCAATTTGACGGTGTTGATGTCACGGATATTCTCGATTACCTTATTGAGAAGAGGGTACTTTTTAAGAGTCGTCATCAATATCACTGGATGAACGACGCTTTTCCGGCGCATAATATTTCTCTTCGGTCGGCGGCACAGGAAAATGTGGTCATCATCGATCAATCGGAAACGGCCAATCACCGTGTAATCGGCGAAATGGATACATTCAGTGCGATGACACTTCTGCATGATGAAGCTATTTATTTGCATGAAGGTACTCAGTTTCAAGTTGAGAAACTGGATTGGGATGAAAAAAAGGCATTTGTCACTGAAGTGGATGTTGATTATTTCACGGATGCCAATCTTGCTGTGCAATTGAAGGTGCTGGAAGTCGATCAGGAGAAACCGATGGGGGCACATCGCTCAGTCTATGGAGATGTGATGGTAACCGCGATGGCAACCATCTTCAAAAAAATGAAGCTGGATTCCTTTGAAAATATTGGATCGGGCCCGATTCATCTTCCGGAGCAGGAACTGCATACGAATGGGATTGCGCTTCATCTTAAACAAGAAGCACTGGGTGACCTGTCTGAAGATGCCTGGGAACAAGTACTCGGAAGCGCCGCGCATGTTCTCAGACACGTTGCTTCCGTTCATGTCATGTGTGATACTGCCGACCTTTATACGGCACCACAGGTGAAAGAGGCGTTAACAGGAACACCCACCGTATTTTTATATGATCGTTATCCAGGCGGCGTGGGTTTAAGTGAGCGGATTTATCAGCAACTTCCGGAAGTGGTTGAGAAAGCACTCGATTTTGTTTATCACTGTTCATGCGAAGGGGGATGTCCTACTTGTTGCGGGGAAGGTGCCGGCTCGCAGGAAGTACCGATGAAAGTATGGATATTGAAGGTATTCAGCAGCCTGCTTAATGATCAGGACACCGTCTGA
- a CDS encoding acetamidase/formamidase family protein, whose translation MKGKETVFVNEFTDGILDPGKEMLGPVKDGGYIMANTTPGCWGPMITPCLKGGHEVTKPVYVEGAEIGDSIAIRIKSIRITSLATASGNDAPVDGRFLGDPFVAVQCPDCGKMNPDTVIKGIGQEAIRCSNCGADVTPFRFTNAYTIAFNDKKTVGITLDQAGAETIAKDGKAYMATPEHSIQNPIVTFAPHDMVGTIARLRPFLGQLGTTPSRPIPDSHNAGDFGSFLIDAPHDYALTKEELEDRTDGHMDINRAREGAIVIAPVKVPGGGIYLGDMHAMQGDGEIAGHTTDVSGIVTLQVSVIKGLHMEGPLIIPVEEDLPYLAKPISKAERKQAEQLHVRWNVQQKLEKALPLSFVGTGATLNEATTNGLERAAILMGTSVPEIMNRATITGAIEIGRNPGVITVTCLIPLHYLEKMKLKHLTIEQYGEPQ comes from the coding sequence ATGAAAGGTAAAGAAACAGTTTTTGTAAATGAATTTACAGATGGGATTCTTGATCCAGGAAAAGAGATGCTCGGGCCTGTGAAAGACGGAGGCTATATCATGGCAAACACAACTCCGGGTTGCTGGGGACCGATGATTACACCTTGTTTAAAAGGGGGGCATGAAGTAACAAAACCAGTGTACGTTGAAGGTGCTGAAATTGGGGATTCGATTGCCATCCGAATTAAATCCATACGCATTACGTCCTTAGCCACGGCTTCAGGCAATGATGCACCGGTGGATGGCAGGTTTCTTGGAGACCCCTTTGTAGCAGTGCAATGTCCGGATTGTGGTAAAATGAACCCCGATACTGTGATCAAAGGAATCGGCCAAGAAGCAATCCGTTGTTCAAACTGTGGAGCGGATGTGACACCGTTTCGGTTCACTAATGCTTATACAATCGCGTTTAACGACAAAAAGACTGTCGGGATTACTTTGGATCAGGCTGGTGCTGAAACCATCGCGAAAGACGGGAAAGCGTATATGGCCACACCGGAACATTCGATTCAGAATCCGATTGTCACGTTTGCCCCTCATGATATGGTCGGTACCATAGCGAGGTTGCGACCGTTTCTTGGACAATTGGGCACAACCCCGTCACGTCCAATTCCGGATTCACATAATGCGGGTGATTTCGGCTCGTTTCTGATTGATGCTCCGCATGACTACGCCTTAACGAAAGAAGAACTTGAGGATCGTACAGATGGTCACATGGACATCAACCGGGCCCGTGAAGGAGCGATTGTCATTGCACCGGTAAAAGTACCAGGGGGTGGAATTTATTTGGGTGACATGCATGCCATGCAGGGTGATGGAGAAATTGCAGGGCATACGACTGATGTGTCCGGCATTGTAACCTTGCAAGTCAGTGTCATCAAAGGGTTACACATGGAAGGACCGTTGATTATTCCTGTGGAAGAAGATTTACCTTACCTGGCTAAACCAATAAGCAAAGCGGAGCGGAAACAGGCAGAGCAACTGCACGTCAGATGGAATGTTCAACAGAAGTTGGAGAAAGCTTTACCCCTTTCTTTTGTCGGAACTGGAGCAACTCTGAACGAAGCAACAACCAATGGTTTGGAGCGTGCGGCGATATTAATGGGTACAAGTGTTCCTGAAATTATGAATCGGGCAACCATCACTGGAGCAATCGAGATTGGGCGTAATCCAGGTGTGATCACGGTAACTTGTCTGATCCCGCTACACTATCTTGAAAAGATGAAATTAAAGCACCTTACAATTGAGCAGTACGGGGAACCGCAGTGA
- a CDS encoding MFS transporter encodes MSVVLYFMIMVAFLDTFVQLPIITPYAVSLGATNLMTGAIIAVYSLSNMIGNIFAGHWIDRFGRKKLLLISMFLVSAILLLYPIAQNSEQLFFIRLIHGLAGGALIPAAFAYVGDKTRREGRGRAMAFTGGSIGFAAISGPAFGGAVAARGEIEWVFVIISAIFIMTAFLVMRTVEESFITVERGKVNVRDFGVLITEPKIIQASLSAYALMIGNGTLAFALPLKVESIGMDSATTGLLLSVYGVTALLIFLTPVNRLFDRQDPMRLIFLGLFLVGLSMLILTLFEAFLIIFIAMIIYGGGFALVFPSMNRVVSDASSKVDRGKAYGIFYAAFSLGVVSGSFIAGAVAEWFGAPFFFAAVLIWILAFVLSFYYYRQLRSVPSRKDKIRL; translated from the coding sequence ATGAGTGTCGTATTATACTTTATGATTATGGTAGCTTTTTTGGACACTTTTGTTCAGCTGCCGATTATTACGCCATACGCTGTTTCTTTAGGAGCGACCAATCTGATGACAGGTGCCATCATCGCAGTGTATTCCTTGTCCAATATGATTGGTAATATCTTTGCAGGTCACTGGATCGACCGTTTCGGCAGGAAAAAACTGCTTCTGATCAGTATGTTTCTGGTATCTGCCATACTGCTTTTGTATCCAATAGCACAAAATAGTGAACAATTATTTTTCATTCGCTTAATCCATGGATTGGCAGGTGGCGCATTAATTCCTGCTGCATTTGCATATGTAGGAGATAAAACAAGACGCGAGGGCCGGGGCAGAGCAATGGCCTTTACTGGAGGCAGTATCGGCTTTGCAGCAATTTCAGGACCTGCATTTGGGGGGGCTGTTGCTGCCCGAGGTGAAATCGAATGGGTTTTCGTTATTATATCGGCAATCTTTATCATGACAGCGTTTCTAGTTATGCGAACAGTTGAAGAATCATTTATCACTGTTGAACGTGGAAAGGTAAATGTCAGAGATTTTGGTGTTTTGATCACAGAACCAAAGATCATTCAGGCATCCTTGTCAGCTTATGCATTGATGATCGGTAACGGCACATTGGCATTTGCTTTACCATTGAAAGTCGAAAGCATCGGTATGGATTCTGCGACAACCGGTTTGCTATTGAGCGTTTACGGAGTCACTGCTTTACTGATCTTTCTCACACCGGTAAACCGATTGTTTGATCGTCAGGATCCGATGCGCCTGATCTTTCTCGGACTTTTTCTGGTGGGTTTATCTATGCTGATCCTGACACTTTTTGAGGCATTCTTGATCATTTTTATCGCTATGATTATCTATGGCGGAGGATTTGCTCTGGTGTTCCCGTCCATGAATCGGGTTGTATCAGACGCCTCCTCCAAGGTAGATCGTGGAAAAGCGTACGGGATCTTTTATGCAGCTTTTTCATTGGGTGTCGTATCAGGATCCTTTATTGCAGGAGCAGTGGCTGAATGGTTTGGGGCGCCTTTTTTCTTTGCTGCCGTATTAATCTGGATCCTCGCATTTGTTCTCAGCTTTTATTACTATCGCCAATTACGATCGGTTCCGTCAAGGAAAGATAAGATCCGTCTGTGA
- a CDS encoding alpha/beta hydrolase, translating to MKNQKERIRQFKEQIPELSELYSETGRQPMEKYLGDYHFETSFIKHYRAGEINRENQNLFVQCFYAKEHKGTVFLVHGYLDHSGGLSVTINELLRHGYTVFTVDLPGHGLSQGEEGSIHSFKEYIDAVEDAYRAMHSYIPSGEIIGLGHSTGAAILFQSIGQKRIRLDRLVMAAPLYLPYQWKKTKGIIKMLSRIMPTSKRAFKRNSDDELYHQFITRDPLQVHYLKADWFFAMADWQEEIRYSPIVRLPVYLIQGERDTTVDAKRTISFYEQKCRYLQVCLVPEARHQVLNERQVLREFVHRRILSFLDGTDRNWR from the coding sequence ATGAAGAATCAGAAAGAACGAATTCGTCAATTCAAAGAACAAATTCCTGAACTGTCTGAGTTATATTCTGAAACAGGCCGTCAACCGATGGAGAAATATTTAGGTGATTATCATTTCGAAACGTCTTTCATAAAACATTACCGAGCGGGTGAAATCAACAGAGAGAATCAAAATCTTTTTGTTCAATGCTTTTATGCGAAAGAACACAAAGGGACGGTGTTTCTGGTTCATGGCTATTTGGATCACAGTGGAGGCTTATCGGTAACGATCAATGAACTGCTGCGTCATGGATATACAGTATTTACCGTTGACCTTCCTGGTCATGGGCTGAGTCAGGGTGAAGAGGGATCGATCCATTCATTCAAAGAATACATAGATGCGGTGGAAGATGCCTATCGAGCCATGCACAGCTATATACCTTCCGGAGAAATCATCGGTTTAGGTCATAGCACGGGTGCAGCAATCTTGTTTCAATCCATAGGACAAAAGCGTATTCGTCTTGACCGGCTTGTAATGGCTGCCCCATTATATTTGCCGTATCAATGGAAGAAAACAAAAGGGATCATTAAAATGCTAAGTCGTATCATGCCGACATCAAAGCGGGCCTTTAAAAGAAATTCTGACGATGAACTATATCATCAGTTCATCACACGAGATCCGCTGCAAGTGCATTATTTGAAAGCAGATTGGTTCTTTGCAATGGCCGATTGGCAGGAAGAAATTCGTTATTCTCCAATAGTCCGGCTGCCTGTCTATTTGATTCAAGGAGAACGGGATACAACTGTGGATGCAAAACGAACGATTTCATTTTACGAACAAAAATGCCGTTACCTTCAGGTGTGTCTGGTTCCTGAGGCACGGCATCAAGTATTGAATGAGCGGCAGGTGTTAAGAGAATTTGTTCACAGACGGATCTTATCTTTCCTTGACGGAACCGATCGTAATTGGCGATAG
- a CDS encoding type 1 glutamine amidotransferase domain-containing protein, giving the protein MELEGKKVLTIIEDDFEDSELIYPHYRMQEAGADALIAGPVADKVYTGKNGVPVKSDAAFHEVEIKEFDAILVPGGWAPDKLRRYDAVLEMVKFMMNEQRVVGQICHAGWVLVSADVLNERTVTSTPGIKHDMINAGATWVDEPVTTDGNLISSRRPPDLPAYGRALVEAIR; this is encoded by the coding sequence ATGGAACTCGAAGGAAAAAAAGTGTTGACGATTATAGAAGATGATTTCGAAGACTCTGAACTGATTTATCCACATTACCGGATGCAAGAAGCAGGAGCCGATGCATTGATTGCTGGACCTGTCGCAGATAAAGTTTATACTGGAAAGAATGGTGTTCCTGTTAAATCTGACGCCGCATTTCATGAGGTGGAAATCAAAGAATTCGATGCGATTCTTGTACCTGGCGGATGGGCTCCGGATAAACTGAGACGTTATGATGCTGTTCTTGAAATGGTGAAATTCATGATGAATGAGCAGCGGGTCGTTGGACAAATCTGTCATGCAGGATGGGTGCTGGTTTCTGCTGACGTTCTGAATGAGCGCACAGTAACGAGTACGCCAGGCATTAAACATGATATGATCAACGCAGGAGCCACATGGGTTGATGAACCTGTAACAACCGATGGCAACTTGATCTCCAGCCGACGTCCTCCGGATTTACCGGCTTATGGCAGAGCGTTGGTAGAAGCGATCCGCTGA
- a CDS encoding HD domain-containing protein, with the protein MKQRIAAAEAWVKDFFVNDSTGHDWPHTDRVRKQAVHIAEKEGGDLELTELAALIHDVADDKFHETETEAIHYVHSGLEEFGFSNKEIRDVLNVVSTVSFKGGNNHPPQSLEGRIVQDADRLDAIGAIGIARCFMFAGNKGDKMYDPDILPRDQMTKEEYRCSGNTAINHFHEKLLKLKDMMHTDTARRIAAERHRFMESYLQQFYNEWESLK; encoded by the coding sequence ATGAAACAACGAATTGCTGCTGCAGAGGCGTGGGTAAAGGATTTCTTTGTAAACGATTCCACTGGACATGACTGGCCACACACAGACAGAGTAAGAAAACAAGCCGTTCATATTGCTGAAAAAGAAGGAGGGGATCTTGAGCTGACGGAATTAGCAGCCCTTATACATGATGTAGCGGATGATAAATTTCATGAAACTGAAACGGAAGCCATACACTACGTGCATTCCGGACTTGAGGAATTCGGATTTAGCAATAAAGAGATTCGTGATGTACTGAATGTTGTTTCGACGGTATCCTTCAAAGGTGGAAACAACCATCCTCCTCAAAGCCTGGAGGGGAGAATTGTCCAGGATGCAGACCGGCTCGATGCCATTGGTGCAATTGGAATAGCCCGTTGTTTTATGTTTGCAGGAAATAAAGGGGATAAAATGTACGACCCTGATATTCTTCCAAGGGACCAAATGACGAAAGAAGAATATCGGTGTAGTGGGAATACCGCAATTAATCATTTTCATGAGAAGTTGTTAAAATTAAAAGATATGATGCATACGGACACTGCAAGAAGGATTGCAGCCGAGCGCCACCGGTTTATGGAATCTTATCTTCAACAGTTTTACAATGAGTGGGAGAGTTTGAAATAA
- a CDS encoding 2-oxoacid:acceptor oxidoreductase family protein gives MSILPKKNELGFFEIRLESIGGLGANLAGKMLAEAGVQGLGLNGANFSSYGSEKKGSPVKSFIRFCDPDVEIRDHAPIEQPHVISVFHEALYKMVDVTSGLTADGVVLVNTQSDFDTIRNDLKVEYGTIAAVDALKIANEEKTKVNTAMLGAMYRVLDFLDPEYMRNVIRKTFEKKYPHFVEPNIRTFDRGYNEVQFKKYEAPQDAASREFTRVQPRLGYETQEIGGIITAQANSIEKDLSGSRIGFLPEYKAESCIHCAACDTVCPDYCFVWEQGEDKKGRPQMFLKGIDYQYCKGCLKCVDACPTDALADLAEVKGYAEEKQVKHNFPYVAGGMK, from the coding sequence ATGTCTATTTTACCAAAAAAGAACGAGCTTGGCTTTTTTGAGATCCGGCTCGAATCGATCGGTGGACTCGGGGCCAACCTCGCAGGAAAAATGCTTGCTGAAGCAGGGGTACAGGGGCTTGGATTGAATGGCGCTAATTTTTCATCGTACGGTTCGGAAAAAAAAGGTTCACCGGTTAAATCATTTATCCGGTTTTGTGATCCTGATGTTGAGATCCGTGACCATGCTCCAATCGAACAGCCGCATGTCATCAGTGTATTCCACGAAGCACTCTATAAAATGGTCGATGTGACAAGCGGCCTGACTGCTGACGGGGTTGTGCTTGTAAATACACAAAGCGATTTCGATACGATCCGTAATGACTTGAAAGTCGAATACGGCACGATCGCAGCTGTCGATGCGCTTAAAATTGCGAATGAAGAAAAGACTAAGGTCAATACAGCGATGCTCGGTGCAATGTACCGCGTCCTTGATTTCCTTGATCCTGAATATATGCGTAACGTGATCCGCAAAACTTTTGAAAAGAAGTATCCGCATTTTGTGGAACCAAACATCCGTACTTTTGATCGCGGATACAACGAAGTGCAGTTCAAAAAGTATGAGGCTCCACAGGATGCTGCAAGCCGTGAATTTACCCGTGTTCAACCACGACTGGGTTATGAAACACAAGAGATCGGCGGTATCATCACAGCACAGGCAAACAGCATTGAAAAAGATTTGAGCGGTTCAAGAATCGGTTTCCTTCCAGAATACAAAGCAGAATCCTGTATTCACTGTGCAGCATGCGACACGGTCTGCCCGGATTACTGCTTTGTCTGGGAACAGGGCGAAGACAAAAAAGGCCGACCGCAAATGTTCCTCAAAGGAATTGACTATCAATACTGTAAAGGGTGTCTGAAGTGCGTTGATGCCTGTCCGACTGACGCATTGGCTGATTTGGCTGAAGTGAAAGGCTATGCAGAAGAAAAACAAGTGAAACACAACTTTCCATACGTTGCAGGGGGTATGAAATAA
- a CDS encoding thiamine pyrophosphate-dependent enzyme: MAMTEENVPKVSNEQVETFESGNEMAAMAAAQINYHIMGYFPITPSTEVAQYLDMMASKGMHDIKLIAADGEHGSAGICFGAATTGSRVFNATSANGFLYMIEQLPVQSGLRFPMVLNLVTRAVSGPLDIRGDHSDLYYGLNTGWVILTARTPQAVYDMNIMALKIAEHSEVRLPVIVAYDGFFTSHQKRKVNMFKERETVQSFVGEAPTGYPVSIDKDNPVTIGAHMDGNDLTNNHFQQSEALYKAYDVYKDVAKEYEQISGRNYDILDTYGMEDAEVALFLLNSAAETAKDVVDKLRKKGVKAGVVSPNIIRPFPADDIREVFKSVNTVLIGERADSYGGNGANLTHELKSALQEDLDNNTKVVSRVFGMGGKDFYSDDAEAFFQMAIDATEDASSVKNFDYYGQTPGNKDLALQPVIEPMTGDNFNSGLIKVTEDEETNKLKVRIPPLRQLTSEPKRFASGHGACPGCGIFPGLELFFKGIEGDAVILFHTGCGYVVTSAYPHSSHKQTMIHNLFQSGPATLSGTVEAFFEKKERGEIDIDDDFTFVMITGDGGMDIGMGSAIGTALRNHKMIILEYDNEGYMNTGSQMSYSTPIGHMTSTTGVGKKQQGKAFHHKDTAQIMASTNIPYVFTGTEAYPQDLIKKAAKAQWYAQNEGLVYGKILITCPLNWKSNDRDGENIMKAAVESCFFPLYEIERGETNITYDPEAKKKRVELSEWLGYMGKTKHILKEENKGLYDDFSDEVERRWKKLKVKHETPFI, translated from the coding sequence ATGGCAATGACAGAGGAAAACGTTCCAAAAGTATCAAATGAACAGGTAGAGACATTCGAATCAGGTAATGAAATGGCTGCCATGGCTGCAGCACAAATCAACTATCATATAATGGGATACTTCCCAATCACTCCATCAACTGAAGTTGCTCAGTACCTCGATATGATGGCTTCAAAAGGTATGCATGATATCAAATTAATTGCAGCAGACGGTGAACACGGCTCTGCCGGGATCTGTTTCGGGGCTGCTACAACAGGCTCTCGTGTATTCAATGCGACAAGTGCCAACGGGTTTCTCTATATGATTGAGCAGCTGCCGGTTCAATCTGGTCTTCGGTTTCCGATGGTCTTGAACCTGGTGACTCGTGCTGTCAGTGGCCCACTCGATATCCGCGGTGACCACTCCGACCTGTACTACGGGTTGAATACAGGCTGGGTGATTCTTACTGCAAGGACCCCGCAAGCCGTTTATGATATGAACATTATGGCGCTTAAAATTGCTGAGCATTCTGAAGTCCGTCTGCCGGTCATTGTAGCTTATGACGGTTTCTTTACGTCACACCAAAAACGTAAAGTAAACATGTTCAAAGAACGTGAAACGGTTCAGTCTTTTGTAGGTGAAGCACCAACAGGTTATCCGGTTTCCATTGATAAAGACAACCCGGTGACAATCGGTGCCCACATGGACGGCAATGATTTGACAAACAACCACTTCCAGCAGTCTGAAGCGCTTTACAAAGCTTACGATGTATACAAAGACGTGGCGAAGGAATATGAGCAAATCTCCGGACGAAATTACGATATTCTTGACACCTATGGCATGGAAGACGCTGAAGTTGCACTTTTTCTGTTAAACTCCGCTGCAGAAACTGCTAAGGATGTCGTTGACAAGCTTCGTAAAAAAGGCGTTAAAGCTGGTGTTGTAAGCCCGAACATTATTCGTCCATTCCCTGCAGACGACATTCGCGAAGTATTCAAGAGCGTGAATACCGTACTAATCGGTGAACGTGCCGACTCGTACGGCGGTAACGGAGCAAATCTGACTCATGAGCTGAAGTCTGCATTACAGGAAGACCTCGATAACAATACAAAAGTTGTGAGCCGTGTATTCGGTATGGGTGGAAAAGACTTCTACTCGGACGATGCAGAAGCATTTTTCCAGATGGCCATTGACGCCACTGAAGACGCTTCTTCCGTCAAGAACTTTGACTACTATGGTCAGACTCCTGGTAACAAGGATCTTGCGTTGCAGCCGGTGATTGAACCGATGACAGGAGATAATTTCAATTCAGGCTTAATTAAAGTCACAGAAGATGAAGAAACAAATAAGCTGAAGGTGCGCATCCCGCCACTTAGACAGTTAACTTCCGAACCGAAACGATTCGCTTCCGGTCATGGAGCCTGCCCTGGTTGCGGAATCTTCCCTGGACTTGAATTATTCTTCAAAGGAATTGAAGGGGATGCTGTCATCTTGTTCCATACTGGTTGCGGATATGTTGTCACGTCTGCATACCCACACAGCTCACACAAACAGACGATGATTCATAACCTGTTCCAGAGTGGCCCGGCTACGTTATCCGGTACTGTAGAAGCTTTCTTTGAAAAGAAAGAGCGCGGTGAAATTGATATCGATGATGACTTCACCTTTGTCATGATTACCGGTGATGGTGGAATGGATATCGGGATGGGCTCAGCCATCGGTACTGCGCTTCGTAATCACAAAATGATTATCCTTGAGTACGATAACGAGGGCTACATGAACACAGGTTCACAGATGTCTTATTCCACACCAATTGGTCATATGACAAGTACAACCGGTGTCGGCAAGAAACAACAGGGTAAAGCGTTCCACCATAAGGATACCGCTCAGATCATGGCATCCACGAACATTCCTTATGTTTTTACAGGTACAGAAGCTTACCCGCAGGACCTGATAAAGAAAGCAGCCAAAGCTCAGTGGTATGCGCAGAATGAAGGACTTGTTTACGGCAAAATCCTCATTACATGCCCACTGAACTGGAAAAGTAACGACCGTGACGGTGAAAATATCATGAAGGCTGCCGTTGAATCCTGCTTCTTCCCGTTATATGAAATCGAGCGTGGCGAAACCAATATCACTTACGATCCGGAAGCCAAGAAAAAACGTGTTGAACTTTCTGAATGGCTCGGATACATGGGTAAGACAAAACACATTCTGAAAGAAGAAAATAAAGGGCTCTATGATGACTTCTCCGATGAGGTCGAGCGTCGTTGGAAGAAACTCAAAGTAAAACACGAAACACCGTTTATTTAA
- the yhfH gene encoding protein YhfH: MIISSIEFFENLPPKECASCGEVIEEMHECYGNDCQSCAEEKVL, from the coding sequence ATGATAATCTCGAGTATTGAATTTTTTGAGAATCTTCCGCCAAAGGAATGTGCCAGCTGTGGTGAAGTTATCGAAGAGATGCATGAATGTTACGGAAATGATTGCCAGTCGTGCGCTGAAGAGAAAGTGTTATAA